A window from Odocoileus virginianus isolate 20LAN1187 ecotype Illinois chromosome 24, Ovbor_1.2, whole genome shotgun sequence encodes these proteins:
- the TMT1B gene encoding thiol S-methyltransferase TMT1B, whose protein sequence is MDALVRLLQLLVFLLTLPLHLMALLGFWEPLCKTYFPYLMAVLAVKSNRVMESKKRELFSQIKGLAGASGKVALLELGSGTGANFQFYPTGCKITCLDPNPHFEKFLTRSMAENRHLEYERFVVAFGEDMSQLADGSMDVVVSTLVLCSVQSPKSVLQEVRRVLRPGGVLFFWEHVAEPRGSWAFLWQRVLEPTWRHIGDGCHLTRETWRDLEDAQFSELQVEQHPPPIKWLPVGPHIMGKAVK, encoded by the exons ATGGACGCCCTGGTCCGACTCCTGCAGCTGCTGGTGTTTCTCCTGACCCTCCCCCTGCACCTCATGGCTCTACTGGGTTTCTGGGAGCCCCTGTGCAAGACCTATTTCCCCTACCTGATGGCCGTGCTGGCGGTCAAGAGCAACCGAGTGATGGAGAGCAAGAAACGGGAACTCTTCAGCCAGATAAAGGGGCTGGCAGGTGCCTCGGGGAAGGTGGCCCTGCTGGAGCTGGGCAGTGGCACCGGTGCCAACTTCCAGTTCTACCCAACTGGCTGCAAGATCACCTGCCTGGACCCCAATCCTCACTTCGAGAAGTTCCTGACAAGGAGCATGGCCGAGAACAGGCATCTCGAGTATGAACGGTTTGTGGTGGCTTTTGGAGAGGACATGAGCCAGCTGGCCGACGGCTCCATGGACGTGGTGGTCAGCACCTTGGTGCTGTGCTCCGTGCAGAGTCCAAAGAGTGTCCTGCAGGAAGTTCGGAGAGTTCTGAGGCCG GGAGGAGTGCTCTTTTTCTGGGAGCACGTGGCAGAGCCGCGTGGAAGCTGGGCCTTCCTGTGGCAACGAGTTTTAGAGCCCACCTGGAGGCACATTGGGGACGGCTGCCACCTCACCAGAGAGACCTGGAGAGACCTGGAGGATGCCCAGTTCTCTGAACTCCAAGTGGAACAACACCCTCCTCCCATCAAGTGGTTACCTGTAGGGCCGCACATCATGGGAAAGGCGGTGAAATAA